One region of Termitidicoccus mucosus genomic DNA includes:
- a CDS encoding RDD family protein codes for MKPAQFVPRLIAYIIDGVISCIPLVGLIYIFTKDALPFLKGQSIGRKVMKLKCVMEDGSSMEGQWGPCIIRQIVLCIPFFALVELYMVLVKNKETGIRFGDQWAKTKVVSVE; via the coding sequence ATGAAACCTGCACAGTTCGTTCCTCGTCTCATCGCCTACATTATTGACGGCGTCATCAGTTGTATTCCTCTCGTCGGATTGATCTATATCTTCACGAAGGATGCGCTTCCCTTCCTCAAGGGCCAGAGCATCGGCCGCAAGGTGATGAAGCTGAAATGCGTCATGGAAGACGGCTCCTCGATGGAAGGCCAATGGGGCCCTTGCATCATTCGCCAGATCGTCCTCTGCATCCCGTTCTTCGCTCTTGTTGAGCTCTACATGGTGCTCGTCAAAAACAAGGAAACCGGCATCCGTTTCGGCGACCAGTGGGCCAAGACCAAGGTCGTCTCCGTCGAATAA
- a CDS encoding cation diffusion facilitator family transporter has translation MDATASHSTQTPDTAARKERVARWSVFASAALAAGKLVAGLLSGSLALLSEAAHALVDTFATLVTWVAVRASGKPADAEHHYGHGKFESVAALVETGILVALALGVAAQAVRQFLAGGNPIEGSPLVFGVLGVSIIVDLNRIRVLRKVARETGSHALAADALHFASDLAGSFTVLLGFGAAALGFRYGDTLAAILVAVYIAAAGCRLGKRTLATLLDTAPPGRSEQMRALIAGVPGVAGIRELRLRPGGNEIFGELAIDVARTLPLDRVDAIKARIHEAIRAAFPDTVLTVSTRPRALETETVRDRVMLIAQKRQVPVHHVTVQELDGRLSVSLDLEVDGHMWLGDAHQVASSIEAAIRDEFGPATEVETHIEPLEAAHLPGQDAPSELTGRVAATLAALAAGTDLIGDIHNVRVRRTPAGLVVNYHCRVDGRQTVAAVHDRVDAIEHAIRVEHPEIVRVTGHTDLRKNKPPSAGA, from the coding sequence ATGGACGCAACCGCCTCCCACTCCACCCAGACCCCCGACACGGCTGCGCGCAAGGAACGCGTCGCCCGCTGGTCCGTGTTTGCCAGCGCCGCGCTCGCCGCCGGCAAACTCGTCGCGGGGCTGCTCTCCGGCTCGCTCGCGCTGCTCTCCGAGGCGGCGCACGCGCTGGTGGACACCTTCGCGACCCTCGTGACCTGGGTGGCGGTGCGCGCCTCCGGCAAGCCCGCCGACGCCGAGCACCACTACGGCCACGGCAAATTCGAGAGCGTCGCCGCGCTGGTCGAGACCGGCATCCTCGTGGCGCTCGCGCTCGGCGTGGCCGCGCAGGCCGTGCGCCAGTTTCTCGCCGGCGGCAACCCCATCGAGGGCTCGCCGCTGGTGTTTGGCGTGCTGGGCGTTTCCATCATCGTCGACCTGAACCGCATTCGCGTGCTGCGCAAAGTCGCCCGCGAGACCGGCAGCCACGCGCTCGCGGCCGACGCGCTGCACTTCGCCTCCGACCTCGCGGGCTCGTTCACCGTGCTGCTCGGCTTCGGCGCCGCCGCGCTCGGGTTCCGCTATGGCGACACGCTCGCGGCGATCCTCGTGGCGGTTTACATCGCGGCGGCGGGTTGCCGTCTCGGCAAACGCACGCTCGCGACCCTGCTCGACACCGCGCCGCCGGGCCGCTCCGAACAAATGCGCGCGCTCATCGCGGGCGTGCCCGGCGTGGCCGGCATCCGCGAGCTGCGCCTTCGCCCCGGCGGCAACGAAATCTTCGGCGAACTCGCCATCGATGTCGCGCGCACCCTGCCGCTCGACCGCGTGGACGCCATCAAGGCCCGCATCCACGAAGCCATCCGCGCCGCGTTTCCCGACACCGTGCTCACCGTGAGCACCCGTCCGCGCGCGCTGGAAACGGAAACGGTGCGCGACCGCGTCATGCTCATCGCGCAAAAACGCCAGGTGCCCGTGCACCACGTCACGGTGCAGGAACTCGACGGGCGTCTGTCGGTGAGCCTCGACCTCGAAGTGGACGGGCACATGTGGCTCGGCGACGCGCACCAGGTCGCCTCGTCCATCGAAGCGGCCATCCGCGATGAATTCGGCCCGGCCACCGAGGTCGAGACGCACATCGAGCCGCTCGAAGCCGCCCATCTCCCCGGCCAGGATGCGCCGTCCGAGCTCACCGGCCGTGTCGCCGCCACGCTCGCCGCGCTTGCCGCCGGCACCGACCTCATCGGTGACATCCACAACGTTCGTGTGCGCCGCACGCCCGCCGGGCTCGTGGTCAATTATCACTGCCGGGTCGATGGCCGGCAGACTGTCGCCGCCGTGCATGACCGCGTCGATGCCATCGAGCACGCCATCCGCGTGGAGCACCCCGAGATCGTCCGCGTGACCGGGCACACCGACTTGCGCAAAAACAAACCGCCGTCTGCCGGCGCCTGA
- a CDS encoding insulinase family protein, which yields MKFPSASVRVPGVFLASAFAFLFAASVPASATLHPPKLIALPAVPAFATADSPPPADVPPRPRAVNDESAVRHLVLDNGLRVLLVSDPRLNKSAASVAVGAGSLDDPEGRDGLAHFLEHMLFLGTEKYPDAGRYQRFIDANAGAWNAYTAGSVTNYHFEVRHEAFAEALDVFAQFFIAPLFTPEFTEREINAVNSEFQMRLENDLWRQFQLMQGFFEKDHPEHHFAIGNAATLAGTTRDELLAFYRAHYSANRMALALTGKASLDQLEQLARACFSAVENRRISPVAPPPGFLPPKPALRLIRMQPVKDLQQLTLLFPLPGFRADYASKPAALLSFILGHEGEGSLLSSLKRDGLATALGAYLDGETETYGSCLVNITLTPAGVENHRTVLARVFSAIDSLRRAGYPEHLFRERQAMARLDEAFQDKGEGMSRAIELANLALQYPLEIADREPYLWLAPDPAAYQRLLDALRPDNLLATLTAKNQPADRTEPWYGTRYSYAEDTGPVWQALVQPARDNVLHPPAPNPYIPGRTDLLPAMPLQLIDEPALSLYYAQDAEFHRPMSSQRFLLRMPRSLATLEDAVLLRLYAACVREALNETTYPAAEAGLAYTLEATPDGLAFSVSGYDESAGRLLDTLAAGLVEIDLTAERYAALQDALVRELSSFLRAEAYAVAGATLRATVFENNYRPDEQLPAAQRATLGDIRAFAKKLRSGARLEALAYGNLTAAEAAATARRVAEKLAVAPPPAADPLLAPRLLVRAAADLLAAETLPGNNSAFLRDYILGPDDPEHRAAALILNNFVGEPFFTELRTRQQLGYVAQAWAATRETQTTLNFLIQSGTHSADELAARADTFIATFPAQFAALTGDEWAALVEGARAQLEEKDKTIPERAARLFTLAYQRAADWARREETLKALDRLAKSRVEQLLKTALAPDTRRQATILAYARDHAPKTEQTPTFTDRSAWKKTQTYK from the coding sequence ATGAAATTCCCGTCCGCCTCGGTTCGCGTGCCCGGAGTGTTTTTGGCGTCCGCGTTCGCGTTTTTGTTCGCGGCGTCCGTTCCGGCCTCCGCCACGTTGCACCCGCCAAAACTGATCGCCCTTCCCGCCGTCCCCGCCTTCGCCACCGCCGACTCGCCTCCCCCCGCCGACGTTCCCCCGCGCCCGCGCGCCGTGAATGACGAGTCCGCCGTCCGCCACCTCGTGCTCGACAACGGCCTGCGCGTCCTCCTCGTCTCCGACCCGCGCCTCAACAAATCCGCCGCGTCCGTCGCCGTCGGCGCCGGCTCGCTCGACGACCCCGAGGGGCGCGACGGCCTCGCGCATTTCCTCGAGCACATGCTCTTCCTCGGCACCGAGAAATACCCCGACGCCGGCCGCTACCAGCGTTTCATCGACGCCAACGCCGGCGCGTGGAACGCCTACACCGCCGGCTCCGTCACGAATTACCACTTCGAAGTTCGCCACGAAGCCTTTGCCGAGGCGCTCGACGTTTTTGCGCAGTTCTTCATCGCGCCGCTCTTCACGCCCGAATTCACGGAACGCGAAATCAACGCCGTCAACTCCGAGTTCCAGATGCGCCTCGAGAACGACCTCTGGCGGCAGTTCCAGCTCATGCAGGGTTTTTTTGAAAAAGACCATCCCGAGCACCACTTCGCCATCGGCAACGCCGCCACGCTCGCCGGCACCACCCGCGACGAGCTGCTCGCCTTCTATCGCGCGCATTACAGCGCCAACCGCATGGCCCTCGCCCTCACCGGCAAGGCCTCGCTCGACCAGCTTGAGCAGCTCGCCCGCGCCTGCTTTTCCGCCGTCGAAAACCGCCGCATCTCCCCCGTCGCGCCGCCGCCCGGGTTTCTTCCGCCGAAGCCCGCCCTGCGCCTCATCCGCATGCAGCCGGTCAAGGACCTCCAGCAACTCACGCTCCTCTTCCCGCTGCCCGGATTCCGCGCCGACTACGCCTCCAAGCCCGCCGCGCTGCTCAGCTTCATTCTCGGCCACGAGGGCGAGGGCTCCCTTCTTTCCTCGCTCAAGCGGGACGGCCTCGCCACCGCGCTCGGCGCCTACCTCGACGGGGAGACCGAGACCTACGGCTCGTGCCTGGTCAACATCACCCTCACCCCCGCCGGAGTCGAAAACCACCGGACCGTCCTGGCCCGCGTTTTCTCCGCCATCGACTCGCTCCGCCGCGCCGGTTACCCCGAACACCTCTTCCGCGAACGCCAGGCCATGGCCCGCCTCGACGAGGCGTTCCAAGACAAGGGCGAGGGCATGTCGCGCGCCATCGAGCTGGCCAACCTCGCCCTCCAATACCCGCTCGAAATCGCCGACCGCGAACCCTACCTCTGGCTTGCGCCCGATCCCGCCGCCTACCAGCGCCTCCTCGACGCGCTTCGCCCGGACAATCTCCTCGCCACCCTCACCGCCAAGAACCAGCCCGCCGACCGCACCGAGCCCTGGTATGGCACCCGTTACTCCTACGCCGAGGACACCGGCCCGGTCTGGCAGGCCCTCGTCCAGCCCGCGCGCGACAACGTCCTCCATCCGCCCGCGCCCAATCCCTACATCCCCGGACGCACCGACCTCCTGCCGGCCATGCCGCTCCAGCTCATAGACGAGCCCGCCCTCAGCCTCTACTACGCGCAGGACGCGGAGTTCCACCGGCCCATGTCCTCCCAGCGTTTTCTCCTGCGCATGCCCCGCTCCCTCGCCACGCTGGAGGACGCCGTTCTCCTGCGCCTTTACGCCGCCTGCGTCCGCGAGGCGCTCAACGAGACCACCTATCCCGCCGCCGAGGCCGGCCTCGCCTACACCCTCGAAGCCACGCCGGACGGCCTCGCGTTTTCCGTCTCCGGCTACGACGAGTCCGCCGGTCGCCTGCTCGACACGCTCGCCGCCGGGCTGGTCGAAATCGACCTCACCGCCGAACGCTACGCCGCGCTTCAGGACGCGCTGGTCCGCGAGCTTTCCAGCTTCCTCCGCGCCGAGGCCTACGCCGTCGCCGGCGCGACCCTTCGCGCCACCGTTTTCGAAAACAACTACCGCCCCGACGAACAACTCCCCGCCGCGCAACGCGCCACCCTCGGCGACATTCGCGCCTTCGCGAAAAAACTCCGCTCCGGCGCCCGTCTCGAAGCCCTTGCCTACGGCAACCTCACCGCCGCCGAGGCCGCCGCGACCGCCCGTCGCGTGGCGGAAAAACTCGCCGTCGCGCCGCCGCCCGCCGCCGACCCGCTCCTCGCGCCCCGGCTCCTCGTCCGCGCCGCCGCCGATCTCCTCGCCGCCGAAACGCTGCCCGGCAACAACTCCGCCTTCCTCCGCGATTACATCCTCGGCCCCGACGACCCCGAACACCGCGCCGCCGCGCTCATCCTGAACAATTTCGTCGGCGAACCCTTTTTCACCGAACTCCGCACCCGCCAGCAGCTCGGCTACGTCGCCCAGGCCTGGGCCGCGACCCGGGAGACGCAGACCACGCTGAATTTTCTCATCCAGTCCGGCACGCATTCCGCCGACGAACTGGCCGCGCGGGCCGACACTTTCATCGCCACCTTCCCCGCCCAGTTCGCCGCGCTCACTGGCGACGAATGGGCCGCGCTCGTCGAAGGCGCGCGCGCGCAACTCGAGGAAAAAGACAAAACCATCCCGGAGCGCGCCGCCCGCCTCTTCACGCTCGCCTACCAGCGCGCCGCCGACTGGGCCCGCCGCGAGGAAACCCTGAAGGCGCTCGACCGGCTCGCCAAATCCCGCGTCGAACAACTCTTGAAAACCGCGCTCGCCCCCGACACGCGCCGCCAGGCCACCATCCTCGCCTACGCCCGCGACCACGCCCCGAAAACGGAGCAAACCCCGACCTTCACCGACCGCTCCGCGTGGAAAAAAACGCAGACTTACAAGTGA
- a CDS encoding MarC family NAAT transporter — MALILATIAALLPIINPFSTAPLFLAITQGYSEEERVSQARRGICYMIAILGCFLLGGSFIMNFFGLSLPGLRIAGGILVAGVGARMLYPKDDHGQTPEEKVESEKKKDISFTPLAMPSLSGPGAISVTIGLTSMASGWLDYVWIFAGILVVAAIAYAVLRLSTRLVRILGVNGLHAMTKIMGFLILCVGIQFIVNGVQGIATNPDFLHAIRDALNTGAPE; from the coding sequence ATGGCCTTGATCCTCGCCACCATCGCCGCGCTGCTTCCCATCATCAACCCGTTCAGCACCGCTCCGCTGTTTCTTGCCATCACGCAAGGCTACTCGGAGGAGGAACGCGTCTCGCAGGCGAGGCGCGGCATTTGCTACATGATCGCCATCCTCGGGTGCTTTCTGCTGGGCGGCAGCTTCATCATGAATTTCTTCGGCCTGTCGCTGCCCGGCCTGCGCATCGCGGGCGGCATTCTGGTGGCGGGCGTGGGCGCGCGCATGCTCTACCCGAAGGACGACCACGGGCAGACTCCGGAGGAAAAAGTCGAGTCGGAGAAGAAGAAGGACATCTCGTTCACCCCGCTGGCGATGCCCAGCCTGAGCGGCCCCGGGGCGATCTCGGTCACGATCGGGCTGACCTCAATGGCATCCGGCTGGCTGGATTACGTCTGGATTTTCGCAGGGATTCTGGTCGTCGCCGCGATTGCCTACGCGGTGCTCCGGCTTTCAACGCGGCTGGTCCGCATCCTCGGCGTCAACGGCCTGCATGCCATGACCAAAATCATGGGCTTCCTGATTCTCTGCGTGGGCATTCAATTCATCGTCAACGGAGTGCAGGGAATCGCCACGAACCCGGATTTCCTCCACGCCATTCGCGACGCGCTGAACACCGGCGCGCCGGAGTAA
- a CDS encoding pyridoxal-phosphate dependent enzyme, with the protein MPRSSLPLDRRLRQEILFARARVYHFGQPTPLERLVLTDGLPGPEIWVKREDLSPVKAYKWRGACNRMAVLTPAERARGVVTASAGNHAQGVALAARVLGIRARIYMPRPTPRVKQNAVRLHGGEFVQIILAGDSYDEAVTTARDDERRTGAVYIHAYDDLQVMAGQGTLADEIVLSEHGPFDAAFLQIGGGGLAAAVSCWLKTYWPEIEAIGVEGEGQASMKAAFDAGRRVQLDTVDIFCDGTAVRKAGDLPYRICRETLSRIETVTNDEVGAAIRVLWETLRCVSEPSGALGLAAVLKNRAALAGKRVLVIVSGANIDLLQLSLIAQSANAPAAPARTLRIRIPEKRGTMLRLLDSCFAGLDITDFQYGKQTSDDAWPVFTIAAETPGALAEVPSRLDAHGYEWEDITGAVDVTFRAIPLRGDLLAAPLFLRLDFYERPGALHDFLDKRVRDRASFCYFNYRQSGERIGRALIGLDFEDEKHRDLFLKNLPEQGDGYRSCKPVAAPAHKRLSSM; encoded by the coding sequence ATGCCACGCTCCAGCCTGCCACTCGACCGTCGTCTCCGGCAGGAGATATTGTTTGCCCGCGCCCGCGTTTACCATTTCGGGCAGCCCACGCCGCTCGAACGGCTCGTGCTGACCGACGGCCTGCCGGGCCCCGAAATCTGGGTGAAACGCGAGGATCTCTCGCCCGTCAAGGCCTACAAGTGGCGCGGCGCGTGCAACCGCATGGCCGTCCTCACGCCCGCCGAACGCGCGCGCGGCGTCGTCACCGCCTCCGCCGGAAACCACGCCCAGGGCGTCGCGCTCGCCGCCCGCGTGCTCGGCATCCGCGCCCGCATCTACATGCCGCGCCCCACCCCGCGCGTGAAACAAAACGCCGTCCGCTTGCACGGCGGCGAGTTCGTGCAAATCATCCTCGCGGGCGACAGCTACGACGAGGCCGTCACCACCGCGCGCGACGACGAGCGGCGCACCGGCGCCGTTTACATCCACGCCTACGACGACCTCCAGGTCATGGCCGGGCAGGGCACGCTGGCCGACGAAATCGTCCTCTCCGAGCACGGCCCCTTCGACGCGGCCTTCCTCCAGATCGGCGGCGGCGGCCTTGCCGCGGCCGTCTCCTGCTGGCTCAAGACCTACTGGCCCGAAATCGAAGCCATCGGTGTCGAAGGCGAAGGCCAGGCGTCCATGAAGGCTGCGTTCGACGCCGGCCGCCGCGTGCAGCTCGACACCGTTGACATCTTCTGCGACGGCACCGCGGTCCGGAAGGCCGGCGACCTCCCCTACCGCATCTGCCGCGAAACGCTCTCGCGCATCGAAACCGTCACCAACGACGAGGTCGGCGCCGCCATCCGCGTCCTCTGGGAGACGCTCCGCTGCGTGTCCGAGCCCTCCGGCGCGCTCGGCCTCGCCGCCGTGTTGAAAAACCGCGCCGCCCTCGCCGGCAAACGCGTGCTCGTGATCGTCTCCGGCGCCAACATCGACCTCCTCCAGCTCAGCCTCATCGCCCAGTCCGCCAACGCCCCGGCCGCGCCGGCGCGCACGCTCCGCATCCGCATCCCGGAGAAACGCGGCACCATGCTCCGCCTGCTCGACTCCTGTTTCGCCGGACTCGACATCACCGACTTCCAATACGGCAAGCAAACCAGCGACGACGCTTGGCCCGTCTTTACCATCGCCGCCGAGACCCCCGGCGCGCTCGCCGAGGTGCCCTCGCGCCTCGACGCGCACGGATACGAGTGGGAGGACATCACCGGCGCGGTCGATGTCACCTTCCGCGCCATCCCGCTGCGCGGCGACCTGCTCGCCGCGCCGCTCTTCCTGCGGCTCGATTTTTATGAACGCCCCGGCGCGCTCCACGATTTTCTGGACAAACGCGTGCGGGACCGCGCCAGTTTTTGTTATTTCAATTACCGCCAGTCCGGCGAACGCATCGGCCGGGCGCTGATCGGCCTCGATTTCGAGGATGAAAAACACCGCGACCTTTTTCTCAAAAACCTCCCCGAGCAAGGCGACGGCTACCGCTCCTGCAAACCCGTCGCCGCCCCCGCCCACAAAAGGCTCTCGTCCATGTGA
- the argB gene encoding acetylglutamate kinase: MNVAEITAKTKVLLEALPYIQDFRGSTFVVKYGGSFMDDPDPVARGRVACDIAFLAAVGINVVVVHGGGKAITKAMAESGLKANFVNGMRVTDEAAVAIVKRTLDEVVNRDVCAAIASAGAKPKGLPGDTVLACEKLAVDDDGNPVDLGYVGDITEVKAKVIKKEIADGFLPVISPVAEGFADEKPYNINADVAAGRVASALRARRLVYMSDVPGLLSDPANPDSLISTLKVSQVDPLKKAGVIDKGMRPKVASAIRALQEGVQRVHFIDGRLPHSLLLEIFTDKGIGTEIVQG, translated from the coding sequence ATGAACGTCGCTGAAATCACCGCCAAGACGAAGGTGCTGCTTGAGGCACTCCCCTACATCCAGGATTTCCGAGGCTCCACTTTTGTCGTGAAATACGGCGGGAGCTTCATGGACGACCCTGATCCCGTCGCCCGCGGCCGCGTGGCCTGCGACATCGCGTTTCTCGCCGCGGTCGGCATCAACGTCGTCGTCGTGCACGGCGGCGGCAAGGCCATCACGAAGGCCATGGCCGAGTCGGGCCTGAAGGCGAATTTCGTCAACGGCATGCGCGTGACCGACGAGGCCGCCGTCGCCATCGTGAAGCGCACCCTCGACGAGGTGGTGAACCGCGACGTGTGCGCCGCCATCGCCAGCGCGGGCGCGAAACCGAAGGGGCTGCCCGGCGACACCGTGCTCGCCTGCGAAAAGCTCGCCGTGGACGACGACGGCAACCCCGTCGATCTCGGCTACGTCGGCGACATCACCGAGGTGAAGGCCAAGGTGATCAAAAAGGAAATCGCCGACGGCTTCCTGCCCGTCATCTCGCCCGTCGCCGAGGGCTTCGCCGACGAGAAGCCCTACAACATCAACGCCGACGTGGCCGCCGGCCGTGTCGCCAGCGCGTTGCGCGCGCGCCGGCTCGTTTACATGAGCGACGTGCCCGGCCTGCTCTCCGACCCGGCGAATCCCGACTCCCTCATCTCGACGCTGAAGGTCTCGCAGGTCGATCCGCTCAAGAAAGCCGGCGTGATCGACAAAGGCATGCGCCCGAAAGTCGCCAGCGCCATCCGCGCGTTGCAGGAGGGCGTGCAGCGCGTGCACTTCATCGACGGACGCCTCCCGCACAGCCTGCTGCTGGAAATCTTCACCGACAAGGGCATCGGCACCGAGATCGTGCAGGGATGA
- a CDS encoding aspartate aminotransferase family protein: MTTADLYDAYVLKNYGRAPLTLVRGEGAHVWDDEGRCYLDFSAGIAVTAVGHSHPHWVAAVQRQAAELVHTSNLYRNPRQGELARRLVGRAGPGRVFFCNSGTEANEALIKLSRLHGMKKSGGEEGRCHKVICAKNAFHGRTFGGMSATPQEKIQKGFRPLVPGFVFGELNNLASFEALIDDRTAAIFVETIQGESGINPCTPEFLRGLRALCDRHDLLLLLDEVQCGLARTGRFYAFEHAAGVRPDAIGMAKGLGGGFPIGAMWLDEKHAGLFHPGSHGSTFGGTPLACAAALATLDIIERENLLEKIVAQSAPWHAALRGLAAEFPAQLREVRGLGYLVGLQLAGDPAPYVAALREAGFLVPTAGNNVIRLLPPLTATADELAQSVEFLRRVFAAKKNPGL, encoded by the coding sequence ATGACCACCGCCGATCTCTACGACGCATATGTCTTGAAAAACTACGGACGCGCCCCGCTCACGCTCGTGCGCGGCGAAGGCGCCCATGTCTGGGACGACGAGGGCCGGTGCTATCTCGATTTCAGCGCGGGCATCGCCGTGACCGCCGTCGGCCACAGCCATCCGCACTGGGTCGCCGCCGTGCAGCGCCAGGCCGCCGAGCTCGTCCATACCAGCAACCTCTACCGCAATCCCCGCCAGGGCGAGCTTGCCCGCCGCCTCGTCGGGCGGGCCGGGCCGGGCCGCGTTTTTTTCTGCAACAGCGGCACCGAGGCCAACGAGGCCCTCATCAAGCTCTCCCGCCTCCACGGCATGAAAAAATCCGGCGGGGAGGAAGGGCGCTGCCACAAAGTCATCTGCGCCAAAAACGCCTTTCACGGCCGCACCTTTGGCGGCATGAGCGCCACGCCGCAGGAGAAAATCCAGAAAGGCTTCCGTCCGCTCGTGCCCGGCTTCGTCTTCGGCGAACTCAACAACCTCGCCAGCTTCGAGGCCCTCATCGACGACCGGACCGCCGCCATTTTTGTCGAAACCATCCAGGGCGAAAGCGGGATCAATCCCTGCACGCCGGAGTTCCTGCGCGGCCTGCGCGCGCTCTGCGACCGCCACGATCTCCTCCTGCTCCTCGACGAGGTGCAATGCGGCCTCGCCCGCACCGGCAGGTTTTACGCCTTCGAGCACGCCGCCGGCGTGCGGCCCGACGCCATCGGCATGGCCAAGGGGCTCGGCGGCGGCTTTCCGATCGGCGCCATGTGGCTGGACGAGAAACACGCCGGGCTCTTCCATCCCGGCTCGCACGGCTCGACGTTTGGCGGCACGCCGCTCGCCTGCGCCGCCGCGCTCGCCACGCTCGACATCATCGAGCGCGAGAACCTGCTGGAGAAAATCGTCGCGCAAAGCGCCCCGTGGCATGCCGCGCTCCGCGGGCTGGCAGCGGAGTTTCCCGCGCAGCTCCGCGAGGTCCGCGGCCTGGGCTACCTCGTCGGCCTGCAACTCGCCGGCGATCCCGCGCCCTACGTCGCCGCGCTGCGCGAGGCCGGCTTTCTGGTTCCGACCGCGGGCAACAACGTCATCCGCCTCCTCCCGCCGCTCACCGCGACCGCGGACGAACTCGCGCAATCCGTGGAATTTCTGCGCCGGGTCTTCGCGGCAAAAAAGAACCCCGGCCTTTGA